Within the Kluyveromyces lactis strain NRRL Y-1140 chromosome A complete sequence genome, the region CCAGTAAACATGAGGATCTACTGGaaatccaattgaattatATATTCAATGGATTTGAAGCAGGCCAATCAAATCATGATCTCTCTGTTGCTGCCTCCAATGCATTAATGTATTTCTGTCAGGACTGCTCGTCACTTCTTGTTAATTATTGTGGCCAGTTAGTGGATTTTatttggaaaattgaaCGCGCAGTTGACAACTACTCTATGTTTGAGATGTGTCAAGGCTTAAGTTCTGTCATAAATGAGCAGGAAACAGCGAAGATTGGTGGcatattcaattcattcaCCTCCCAACATAATAAGAGGTTTGACATTATCATTCAGCAATTCATCTCGAACCCATCTGATCCTGATCTTTCTGCAAAAGTTGCACACTATATTGATTTGCTTTATGCAATTTTGGAGAACATTGTCCCCAAATTCGAGTATCCAGAACAAGGTGTTGAAGAACCGTTAATTGCCTCTATTTCCGAACATATTACAAAGTTAATTAACTTATTGGACGCATATGCGATCTCTAATGTTATCATTGTCGATAGAACAATGAAATTCTTCCGTCGTGTTTTCGAAAAATACCACCTATTCACACAACCAATACTTCCGGCGGTCTCAGAATTTGTGGCTAAAGGTTATTCAACAAGTGGTCTAGGAGCGTATTTGTGGTTCTCTGGTTCAATTATTTACGTTTATGGTGACGATGAATATTATCCTGTCGATGTACAGGTCAAAGAGGCAGTGTGGCAATTTGCCTGTCAGCAATGTTCTacattcttcaataattttaAGTCAATGCAAACATTAGacaaattctttgaaatggTTCACGACTTCTTCCTTATGTGTAATGATCTTTTAATGTTTTTCCCTGAACATATGATGAACACTCCTGTGCTTATTTCGTCCCTAATACAATGGGATTTAGAGAGTCTTCCAAAACTCGACAATTTTGAAGCATATATGACATTGATCAGATTTTTAGATGATTTATCATCTTGGGGGTTCAAAACTCCACCTATCTCTGTTACGTCAATAACCGAAGTACCGGACGCTTGGAGATGTACAATATTGGAACAGGTAGTCTCTAAGAATGGCTCAAACATAGTTACAGCATTAATTAATGGCCTTGTGACTAATTTTGACAGTAGAGCTCACCAGGAAATTATCAGTTTAATTGTAAAAATATTCAGATTGGCtacagaaaacaataacaatgaTCCATCTGTTTGCTTAGAATGGTTAGACTCTGCTTTGAGAAAAATGGGAACTATTGAATCTAACGAACGTAGCAAACTAATGAGCATCGGTAATGCATTAATACAGAGGGATTATAGACGTTGCAGGGGTAATATCAAGGATTTCATCGATTGGTATTTAAGGAAACacatttcttcaagaatgTACACATAAAGTCAGGAAAGAGTACgctttgaaaaataagaTCTAATTCACAATATTCGCTTATGATTCATGATGAAACTTTGTCTGATTccttttatttcattagTGAAACGGTAAATAATATATAAGTATTGTCAAATTGATTAATAGTATTAATTGAAAGTTATTAGTCATAAAAGTAGAGGTTATAGGGAAACTGCAACAGCGACATACttaaaaaataaaagtttTAAACGTTCTGGTGAGAAAGTTTCTTTAAGACTTCAGGATATGCCCTGAAGATTTCGTCGAATCTTTCTGGGTAAGATAGGTGGAAAACTTCCGGATCATTACCCAATGCAACGAAGAAGGTAGCAGTTCCGGATCTGATGGTCTCTGTAATCACGTTGCAAATTTCCATAGCAATGACGAAGGCGAATGCCATCAAGGCTGGTGTAAAGTTGTTGTTGTCATTGTAATTAGGATCTGTGTATCTCAAATAGAGGTAAGCAAATAACGTAGTGATGTAACATGTAAATAAGGTGAAGAAGCTCAATGCGACATTGACTAAATTGTCATTGATTAATGCATCAATACCCTTTTCTCTCAACATATACCATGTTTCCTTTGCAGCACGTAAATATGGCTTACCATACAAAGCAATGAACACGTAAGCATAGTGGTTGAAGTAGCGAGCAAGCCATTCCAAAAAGCTGAAGATCCAGTTGGCGATTAGTGCAAGACATTGCATCCATCCGTTATCTGCTCCGCCACCACCCATAACACCATCTACTGCTAGACGTAGGACTGCTTTCAAAGTCTCGATGATAGTGACAATCAAGGAACCAAAACAAATGGAACCAAAGGAGTAGGTTAGAGATCTTTTTAGAGCACCAAATCCAGGCCATTTTGGCATACCTTGATCTGATTTCGAAAAATAATACCAAGCACCGAATATACCACTGACAGTGCAATGAATGACATTTCTAATGACTTCTGCAATGTAGTAACCACAGAAAAACACCAAGACAAGCAACCCAATCAACTTTGCATTGGAACAAGACCCGCCGTTGGTGGAGCAACCTGGGTTGTTAGCCTTATCATCATACTTCATATAGGTAGCGACAATAACAGCTGAGAAAAGAATGGAGAAAGCAGTTGCTATAATACTTCCAATCAAAGTCACAAACCATGTCTGTGGATAGCTTTTCATCACATCCATAACAGTTTTTAAGACGGCAACAGTGAACGGAATTCTATGTCTCATTCTCCAATAGAATAAAGCACAAATAGCGGTGAAAACAAGGAAAACAATACCCGCAGAGTAATATTTCAACGAAAGGTACATAATGGCAGTAGCCAAACCCGCaataatgttgaaaaggatCCCTGCAATGATAAAGAATTTGGGGAACATTCTAGCCAACACTATCCCTATGATCGAAAACACAAACGCAATGATACAGGAAATAGCCAACATAATGGCTGAATTGGTAGTTAAAGTACCAGTATTAGCACCATCATATACACCAGACCCTTGCGAGCTACTATTTTGGGACCATGCTCTTAACGTAATTgcagcaacaacaatgaAAGCAATGACACATCCAGCGAAGAAAATGGTGAATGGCCAATCGTTCCATTTTGGTTTACTGTCCTCTCCTTCAACAGGaaatttttcttcgaaACTACCGATTGGCGCACCTTCACCCTCAGCATTCAAGTTGTAGTACTGATCCTGTCTAAACTGGTATTGATTTCCCGGCTGTGAAGcaggtggtggtggtgcaCCGTTATAATCAGCTGCTGAACCCTGATATTGGTTCTTTGAAGCATTAGGCCCTTGAAATGGGTCCTGCCCAGCATCATATGCGGGTACAGGCTCGGTGGGTTTGTTCCCTTCACCAAACATCACTCAATGAACTGTATATTTTCTCTTAAGCCAACTTATAAAGCCTTTACCACAAACTAAATCGATGGTAGAGGAACAAAATCTCGGAGTCGTCTtctgaattggaaaaaagCTTATTCgagatgaaaataaagtTACTCTGTATATTAGTTATAACGGTTATACTGTGATTGATATGTTTAGAAAATACATCTACCATTCTAATTCAATCCAAGCTGACCGAAATAGTGTGATGTAGGATTCTTAGTTGCGACTCACTTTGTTCCTAAATAACAAAAATCGAAAAaaatatttttcaatcgCAATGAGGCAGAGACGTAAATGATGCAAAATGATATCATAGTAACCACAAGGAAAAGGTACAAAATTATTGAGAAGCTTTGCATCCAGATCAAGGTTTCTTAAAATAAATTGATCGATTGAGCTTATTGCCTGTGTCAGGTGTATTGTGCTGAGCTCCATGAAAAGGGTTACTTATAGTGGCGGCACTAAGATGCATCTTCGAGttaccttctttttttcttttcattcaGTTTTCCCTTAAAAACAGGGTTCCTTCTATTTTCAGCACCCTATTCCTTCGAGGTTGAAAAAAGGGCCAGCAAGCGTTCCATACATGAAGAAAGCACGTTCCCATCGTTACTTGCAGGATAGGAGCGAACTGTGCGCTGAAGTTGTTAGGTAAATTGTGTGCTCGTTCCTTTCTATAAAGAGTGGGTTCTGCATGCTTTAAAGGGATTCCAACTGGTTTTCTCATGTATTTGGTATTATTATATCGTCATCACGTGTGGCGGAATACTGCACATTTCAGAAGTTTAAAATCTTTATATAAAGAATGCACAACCAATATATGAAAAAGACTTGGTGAAGTAAACTGTTGGGAAATGATATGGATCCATCTGTCAACATAACCGTCATTCGCAGTTACCAATCAATCCGAAAAATTAAAACTGAACCTGAACCGGATGTCTAGCAGGTATAGAGTTGAGTATAACCTTAAGGTTCATAAGAAGGACGCCTTTATCGAATGGATTAAAGGGTTGTTGGCGGTGCCCTTCGTGTTGCAAGCGGGAACAGATTCAGGTGCTGAAAGGACCTATAAGCAGTACTGTAGCATATTCAGcgatattgaaaatttggTTTCCCAAAAGATTGAAATCCAGAACAGGCGTAGGCAGTTGGGATCTCTAGAAGAAGCAAGGCTAGATCAACTAGTTCCACAAGTTGGAACGTTTTTCACCCATTTACCCTTGGTGGAAGCTTTCGAAGTTCAAAACAGAAGACGTGCTATATGTAGCAGAAAAATGGTTTCTCCGTCCTTTAATGATATCAGACACATTTTAAACTCTGCCCAGATTTTGGCCTTACTCAAAtcgaaagaattgaaattggtCACTTTTGATGGTGACGTTACGCTATATGAGGATGGGGGATCCATTGAAAGAGGTGGTAAAATCGTTACAAGGATTATCACGTTGTTGAAACGTGGGATCAACGTTGGTGTTGTCACTGCCGCCGGGTATGATGACCCAGATAAATACAAGGAACGTCTGTATGGACTATGCTTTGCGTTGTTCTCCGATAAGTCAATGTCGTTGGAACAGAAATCAAAATTGACCGTTATGGGAGGTGAATCTAACTATTTGTTCCAGTATTTCGAGACCTCGGAACAATTTGGTTTTAAGTCCattgatgacgatgaatgGGTGCCCTCAAGTGTTAAAGCTTGgtctgatgatgatatcGACGCTACCTTAGACGTCGCACAGACGTGTTTTGGCGAATTAAGTCATCTGCTTGCATTACCATCGAAATGTCAAATTATCCGCAAAAAAAGAGCAGTTGGATTTGTCCCTGGTTTCATCTTCGATGATGAACTAGAGGTTAACGTTAAGATCAAAATCCCAAGAGAAGCGTTGGAGGAAATGGTTCTTGTTGTACAAAAGAAACTAGAATCATATCCACCCGCACAAAATATACAATTTAGTTGCTTTGATGGTGGCAGCGATGTTTGGTGTGATATTGGTGGTAAAGACCTGGGTGTGTCTATCTTACAGAATTTTTACCAAACAGACTCTCCGATCACAGCGGCGCAAACGTTACACATTGGTGACCAATTCGCTCCCAAAGGTTCCGCAAACGATTTCAAAGCTCGTAGTGCTGGCTGCACATTGTGGATCTCATCTCCTCGTGAGACAATCGAGGTATTAGATGATCTCTTACCATATCTATAGAGAAACAGCCAAGAGCTGGGTATCATATTGTCACGTTTAATTTCGAATCACGTGTATCATTTATTTATAATAGCGCCAGTATAAGTAAAAAACCAGAATTGTGTAGTATCCGGGTAAGCACCGGACGAAACCCCCAgttcaactttttcaaaAGGACCTTTCTTAAAGGATTTCATCCCTTGCACAAAGCGATGAGGCAACAGAGATGCCTGATATAACGCTTCCAAAAACAGTGATTATCGATAATAGAGCAAACTTTACTTACTTCCAATCATTAATTTGAGCAAATTCATTAATACTTCAAGTAAAGGGGTTTACGAGGGTTTCTGAAAATAGTTAAAGTGGTAAAGATATTAAGAGTCTAAAA harbors:
- the PNS1 gene encoding Pns1p (similar to uniprot|Q12412 YOR161C Saccharomyces cerevisiae PNS1) yields the protein MFGEGNKPTEPVPAYDAGQDPFQGPNASKNQYQGSAADYNGAPPPPASQPGNQYQFRQDQYYNLNAEGEGAPIGSFEEKFPVEGEDSKPKWNDWPFTIFFAGCVIAFIVVAAITLRAWSQNSSSQGSGVYDGANTGTLTTNSAIMLAISCIIAFVFSIIGIVLARMFPKFFIIAGILFNIIAGLATAIMYLSLKYYSAGIVFLVFTAICALFYWRMRHRIPFTVAVLKTVMDVMKSYPQTWFVTLIGSIIATAFSILFSAVIVATYMKYDDKANNPGCSTNGGSCSNAKLIGLLVLVFFCGYYIAEVIRNVIHCTVSGIFGAWYYFSKSDQGMPKWPGFGALKRSLTYSFGSICFGSLIVTIIETLKAVLRLAVDGVMGGGGADNGWMQCLALIANWIFSFLEWLARYFNHYAYVFIALYGKPYLRAAKETWYMLREKGIDALINDNLVNVALSFFTLFTCYITTLFAYLYLRYTDPNYNDNNNFTPALMAFAFVIAMEICNVITETIRSGTATFFVALGNDPEVFHLSYPERFDEIFRAYPEVLKKLSHQNV
- the ISN1 gene encoding IMP 5'-nucleotidase (similar to uniprot|Q99312 YOR155C Saccharomyces cerevisiae ISN1 Inosine 5'-monophosphate (IMP)-specific 5'-nucleotidase), yielding MSSRYRVEYNLKVHKKDAFIEWIKGLLAVPFVLQAGTDSGAERTYKQYCSIFSDIENLVSQKIEIQNRRRQLGSLEEARLDQLVPQVGTFFTHLPLVEAFEVQNRRRAICSRKMVSPSFNDIRHILNSAQILALLKSKELKLVTFDGDVTLYEDGGSIERGGKIVTRIITLLKRGINVGVVTAAGYDDPDKYKERLYGLCFALFSDKSMSLEQKSKLTVMGGESNYLFQYFETSEQFGFKSIDDDEWVPSSVKAWSDDDIDATLDVAQTCFGELSHLLALPSKCQIIRKKRAVGFVPGFIFDDELEVNVKIKIPREALEEMVLVVQKKLESYPPAQNIQFSCFDGGSDVWCDIGGKDLGVSILQNFYQTDSPITAAQTLHIGDQFAPKGSANDFKARSAGCTLWISSPRETIEVLDDLLPYL